The Gillisia sp. Hel_I_86 genome has a segment encoding these proteins:
- a CDS encoding sulfate adenylyltransferase subunit 1, translated as MEVLKIATAGSVDDGKSTLIGRLLYDTKSLTTDKLEAIEKSSRKKGLDYLDFSLATDGLVAEREQGITIDVAHIYFSTKKKSYIIADTPGHVEYTRNMVTGASTSQVSIILIDARKGVIEQTQRHFFINNLLRLKEVVVAVNKMDLVNYSEEVFNEIVSDFKKIQKESEYKDQKVTFIPVSALWGENIAEASTNMEWYQGDTVLDHLENIKTEDFQKNTQARFPVQTVIRPKTKEHRDFRGYAGKLSGGNLKVGEFVTVLPSLTSSKIKEIYFFDKKYEEASSGSSVTITLEDDINIARGDTLVKSDEIATSSKNLRSTICWMDSKSLVPGAKYLLQHNTNRILTKINSIETLKIGNYDAGEINSNLYLNQIGQVTLKLSKNIYADTYKNNPENGRFILIDPITNTTAGVGFIDSLNI; from the coding sequence ATGGAAGTTCTAAAAATAGCAACGGCAGGCAGTGTAGATGATGGGAAGAGTACGTTGATAGGAAGATTGTTGTATGACACCAAATCCCTAACTACAGACAAATTGGAAGCTATTGAAAAAAGCAGTAGAAAGAAAGGCCTGGATTATCTGGATTTTTCTTTAGCTACAGATGGGTTGGTGGCAGAGCGGGAACAAGGGATCACAATAGATGTTGCACATATTTATTTCTCGACCAAAAAGAAGAGCTATATCATCGCTGATACTCCTGGACATGTGGAATATACAAGAAATATGGTGACAGGAGCTTCTACTTCACAGGTTTCAATTATTTTGATCGATGCCAGAAAAGGGGTGATCGAGCAAACTCAACGGCACTTTTTTATCAATAATCTTTTAAGGTTAAAAGAAGTTGTAGTGGCGGTGAATAAAATGGATCTGGTGAATTATTCGGAAGAGGTCTTCAACGAAATAGTATCAGATTTTAAAAAGATCCAGAAGGAAAGTGAGTATAAAGATCAAAAAGTGACATTTATCCCTGTGAGTGCTTTGTGGGGCGAAAACATAGCTGAAGCTTCTACGAATATGGAGTGGTATCAAGGGGACACTGTATTGGATCATCTTGAAAACATTAAAACCGAAGATTTTCAGAAAAACACCCAAGCCAGATTTCCGGTGCAAACCGTTATTAGGCCCAAAACCAAAGAGCATAGGGATTTTAGGGGCTATGCAGGTAAGTTGAGTGGCGGAAACCTAAAGGTGGGAGAATTTGTTACCGTCTTGCCCAGTTTAACCAGCAGTAAGATCAAAGAGATCTATTTTTTCGATAAAAAATATGAGGAGGCAAGTTCAGGAAGTTCTGTAACAATTACTTTGGAGGATGATATAAACATTGCCCGAGGAGATACTTTGGTGAAATCTGATGAGATAGCAACGTCTTCTAAAAATTTAAGATCTACCATTTGCTGGATGGATTCCAAATCCCTGGTTCCGGGTGCCAAGTATTTACTTCAACATAATACAAACCGAATCCTTACTAAGATCAATTCCATTGAAACCCTGAAAATTGGGAATTATGATGCAGGTGAGATAAATTCGAATTTGTATTTAAATCAGATCGGGCAGGTAACTTTAAAGCTAAGTAAGAATATTTATGCCGATACTTACAAGAATAATCCTGAAAACGGAAGGTTCATCCTTATAGATCCTATAACCAATACCACGGCAGGAGTAGGTTTTATAGATTCTTTGAATATTTAA
- a CDS encoding OsmC family protein gives MKIHLKRLNTNYLFETKNERGDVVLLDNKSEEEPKGSSPMDLILRGIAGCSGIDVVMILKKQQHELEDLQIEVEGFREDGAIPNVFKKINLNFILQGDVSAAKVKRAVKLSMDKYCSVSKMLGKAAIITYSITLNGEEIN, from the coding sequence ATGAAGATCCATTTAAAACGTTTGAACACCAACTATCTTTTTGAAACCAAAAATGAGCGAGGAGATGTGGTGCTTCTCGACAACAAATCTGAAGAAGAACCAAAAGGATCCAGCCCAATGGATCTTATTTTGAGAGGAATTGCAGGATGCAGCGGCATAGATGTGGTAATGATATTAAAAAAACAGCAGCATGAACTCGAAGATCTACAAATCGAGGTGGAAGGTTTTCGCGAAGATGGGGCCATACCAAATGTCTTTAAAAAAATCAATTTAAATTTTATTTTACAAGGAGATGTATCCGCTGCCAAAGTTAAGAGAGCAGTTAAGTTGTCTATGGATAAATATTGTTCGGTTTCAAAAATGTTGGGAAAAGCTGCGATTATTACTTATTCTATCACTTTAAATGGGGAAGAAATTAATTGA
- a CDS encoding homocysteine S-methyltransferase family protein, protein MSKLEEILSEKILILDGAMGTMLQEYKFSEEDFRGARFADWPKSLKGNNDLLSLTQPHAIEEIHRKYFLAGADIVETNTFSGTTIAMADYGMEELVYELNFESARIAKKVAIELTLEEPSKPRFVAGAIGPTNKTASMSPEVNDPGFRAISFEELLVAYKLQARALIEGGVDVLLVETVFDTLNAKAALYAIDELKEELQSEIPVMISGTITDASGRTLSGQTAEAFLISISHMNLLSVGFNCALGASQLTPHLEVLARKSNFGISAYPNAGLPNAFGEYDETPESMAGQIREYLEKGLVNILGGCCGTTPAHIKAIAKIAKEYQPRPLKKILNPETTL, encoded by the coding sequence ATGTCAAAATTAGAAGAAATCCTTTCCGAAAAAATATTAATCCTCGATGGTGCAATGGGCACCATGCTTCAAGAATATAAATTCTCTGAAGAAGATTTCCGTGGCGCTCGTTTTGCCGATTGGCCAAAATCCCTAAAGGGCAATAATGATCTTTTATCGCTTACCCAGCCTCACGCTATCGAGGAGATCCATAGAAAATATTTTCTAGCGGGTGCCGATATTGTAGAGACCAACACCTTTTCTGGAACTACCATAGCCATGGCAGATTATGGAATGGAAGAGCTGGTCTATGAGCTAAATTTTGAATCGGCCAGAATCGCTAAAAAAGTAGCGATAGAACTTACTTTGGAAGAGCCATCCAAACCGAGGTTTGTAGCAGGTGCAATCGGGCCTACCAACAAAACGGCAAGCATGTCCCCAGAGGTGAACGATCCGGGATTTAGGGCCATTTCTTTTGAAGAATTGTTGGTTGCCTATAAGCTTCAAGCTCGTGCCTTAATAGAAGGCGGAGTGGATGTTTTATTGGTGGAGACTGTATTTGATACCCTAAATGCAAAAGCGGCTTTATACGCAATAGATGAATTAAAAGAGGAACTTCAATCCGAAATTCCTGTGATGATAAGTGGCACTATTACAGATGCTTCAGGAAGAACCCTCTCTGGGCAAACTGCAGAGGCATTTCTAATTTCAATTTCACATATGAATTTGCTAAGTGTTGGTTTCAACTGTGCCCTTGGTGCAAGTCAACTCACCCCACATTTAGAGGTTCTGGCACGAAAAAGCAATTTTGGGATCTCTGCCTATCCAAACGCAGGATTGCCAAATGCCTTTGGGGAATATGATGAAACCCCAGAGAGCATGGCAGGGCAAATTCGTGAATATTTGGAGAAAGGATTGGTGAATATCTTGGGTGGGTGTTGTGGAACAACTCCTGCGCATATAAAAGCCATTGCAAAAATAGCCAAGGAATACCAGCCCAGACCGCTTAAAAAAATATTGAACCCAGAAACAACCCTATAA
- the metH gene encoding methionine synthase, whose protein sequence is MLEFRALKLSGLEPLVITPESNFVNVGERTNMSGSKKFLRLIKEEKYEEAIGIAREQVDEGAQIIDVNMDDGMVDGKAAMVKFLNLIVAEPDIARVPIMIDSSKWEIIEAGLRVVQGKCVVNSISLKEGEEVFIDQAKKVKRYGAAVIIMAFDELGQADTLDRRIEIAKRSYNILTQKVGLAPEDIIFDLNIFPVATGMDEHRRNAIDFIEATRWVKSNLPHASISGGVSNVSFSFRGNNPVREAMHSVFLYHAIKAGMNIGIVNPAMLEVYDNIPKDLLEHVEDVILDRRDDATDRLLTFAETVTGSVRENKIDLSWREKPLQERITHALVRGVDAYILEDVEIARLASSRPIEVIEGFLMTGMNVVGDLFGSGKMFLPQVVKSARVMKKAVAYLLPFIEAAKDGSTGKGAKGRILMATVKGDVHDIGKNIVGVVLGCNNYEIIDLGVMVAPEKIIEIAKLENVDAIGLSGLITPSLDEMVYLAKEMQRQNFTVPLLIGGATTSKAHTAVKIDPHYTNAVIHVNDASRAVNVVNDLLKKETSEQYFKDIKTNYEVFRTNFQKRSKVKDFLPLELARENKFQINWKTSEIVKPNKLGVQVIEDLELEKLVPFLDWTPFFRSWELHGKYPAILTDEVVGEQASILFNEAQQLLKKILNEKLLKAKAVFGLFPANSVEDDDIEITISEGNEEKKKVFRTLRQQLKKYEGKPNFALADFIAPKDSGIQDYIGCFCVSTGFGTQELASKFEADLDDYNAIMVKALADRLAEAFAEYLHKKVRTEDWGYAAKEELSNEDLIKESYKGIRPAPGYPACPDHLEKITIWDVLKVEENIGVKLTDSLAMWPAASVSGYYFGNSEAKYFGLGKIKLDQVQDFAKRKKIPVEKAEKWLNPSISDQ, encoded by the coding sequence ATGTTAGAATTTAGAGCATTAAAACTTTCGGGTTTAGAGCCGCTTGTTATTACTCCAGAAAGCAATTTCGTGAATGTTGGCGAGCGTACGAACATGTCTGGTTCCAAAAAATTCCTCCGATTAATAAAGGAGGAAAAATATGAAGAAGCCATTGGCATTGCGAGAGAACAAGTGGATGAAGGAGCGCAGATCATAGATGTAAACATGGACGATGGCATGGTAGATGGCAAAGCAGCTATGGTTAAGTTCCTGAACTTGATCGTTGCAGAACCCGATATTGCCAGGGTGCCAATAATGATAGATAGTTCCAAATGGGAGATCATAGAAGCCGGGTTACGAGTTGTTCAGGGGAAATGTGTGGTAAATTCCATTAGCTTAAAAGAAGGGGAAGAAGTATTCATCGATCAGGCAAAAAAAGTAAAACGATACGGTGCCGCCGTAATAATTATGGCTTTTGATGAATTGGGCCAAGCCGATACATTGGATCGAAGAATAGAAATCGCAAAGCGGTCCTATAACATACTTACCCAAAAGGTAGGTCTCGCACCAGAAGATATCATTTTCGATCTCAATATATTTCCGGTGGCTACAGGAATGGACGAACACCGAAGAAATGCGATAGATTTTATCGAGGCAACACGTTGGGTAAAATCGAATCTACCTCATGCCAGTATTAGTGGAGGTGTGAGCAATGTGTCTTTTTCCTTTAGAGGGAATAATCCTGTGAGGGAAGCAATGCATTCGGTTTTCTTATACCACGCCATAAAGGCCGGGATGAATATTGGAATAGTTAACCCGGCAATGTTAGAGGTGTACGATAATATTCCGAAAGATCTCTTAGAGCATGTGGAAGATGTTATTCTAGATAGAAGGGATGATGCAACAGATCGGCTTTTAACTTTTGCTGAAACGGTTACCGGCTCTGTTCGCGAGAACAAGATAGATCTCTCATGGAGGGAAAAACCTTTGCAGGAAAGAATTACACACGCATTGGTTAGAGGTGTGGATGCATATATTTTAGAGGATGTGGAAATTGCCCGATTAGCATCTTCCAGACCCATTGAGGTGATTGAAGGTTTTTTAATGACCGGAATGAATGTGGTGGGAGATCTTTTTGGAAGTGGGAAAATGTTCTTGCCTCAAGTGGTGAAATCGGCTAGGGTCATGAAAAAAGCGGTAGCTTATTTGCTGCCATTTATAGAAGCAGCTAAAGATGGCTCTACAGGAAAAGGTGCAAAAGGCAGGATCTTAATGGCGACCGTTAAGGGAGATGTGCACGATATAGGGAAGAATATTGTAGGTGTAGTGCTGGGCTGCAATAATTACGAAATCATAGATCTAGGTGTCATGGTGGCTCCGGAAAAGATCATTGAGATAGCAAAACTGGAAAATGTGGATGCCATTGGCCTAAGCGGACTTATAACGCCTTCTTTAGATGAAATGGTGTATTTGGCCAAGGAAATGCAACGTCAAAATTTTACGGTTCCCTTATTAATTGGCGGTGCTACTACTTCAAAAGCGCATACTGCTGTGAAGATAGATCCTCATTACACCAATGCAGTGATCCATGTGAATGATGCCTCCCGCGCAGTAAATGTGGTAAATGATCTTCTGAAAAAAGAAACTTCGGAACAATATTTTAAAGATATCAAAACAAATTATGAAGTTTTCAGAACCAATTTTCAGAAGCGTAGTAAAGTGAAGGATTTTCTTCCGCTAGAACTGGCACGCGAAAATAAATTCCAGATCAATTGGAAAACTTCGGAAATTGTTAAGCCCAATAAACTGGGAGTTCAGGTAATTGAAGATTTGGAGCTTGAAAAATTGGTGCCTTTTTTGGATTGGACGCCATTCTTCAGAAGTTGGGAGCTGCATGGTAAATACCCTGCGATTTTAACCGATGAGGTTGTGGGGGAACAAGCGTCAATTTTATTTAATGAAGCACAGCAACTTCTAAAGAAGATCCTAAATGAGAAATTACTGAAGGCGAAAGCGGTGTTTGGATTATTTCCGGCAAATTCAGTTGAAGACGATGATATAGAGATAACCATTTCTGAAGGGAATGAAGAAAAAAAGAAGGTTTTTCGCACTTTGAGGCAACAACTCAAAAAGTATGAAGGCAAGCCAAATTTTGCTTTGGCAGATTTTATCGCGCCCAAGGATTCTGGTATTCAGGATTATATTGGCTGTTTTTGTGTGAGTACAGGTTTTGGGACCCAAGAACTTGCTTCCAAATTTGAAGCCGATCTGGATGATTACAATGCGATCATGGTAAAAGCTCTGGCCGATAGATTGGCCGAAGCCTTTGCAGAGTATCTTCATAAAAAGGTACGAACCGAAGATTGGGGATATGCGGCCAAAGAAGAACTTTCCAATGAAGATCTTATCAAAGAAAGCTACAAAGGGATTCGTCCTGCTCCCGGATATCCAGCCTGTCCAGATCATTTAGAAAAAATCACTATTTGGGACGTTCTGAAGGTTGAAGAAAACATAGGCGTTAAACTCACGGATAGTTTGGCTATGTGGCCAGCAGCCAGTGTGAGTGGCTATTACTTTGGGAATTCTGAAGCTAAATACTTCGGACTTGGAAAGATAAAATTAGATCAGGTGCAGGATTTTGCAAAACGAAAAAAAATTCCTGTAGAAAAAGCAGAGAAATGGTTGAATCCTTCAATTTCAGATCAATAA
- the metF gene encoding methylenetetrahydrofolate reductase [NAD(P)H], with the protein MKITEHITAAKGKTLFSFEILPPLKGQNIQSIFDGIDPLMEFNPPFIDVTYHREEYVYIEQPNGFLEKKVVRKRPGTVGICAAIQNKYGIDAVPHILCGGFTKEDTENFLIDLDFLGINNVMALRGDAVKSETYFKPEPNGNCFASDLVSQIQEMNQGQYLDTPLEKNHTTDFCVGVAGYPEKHMEAPSLDNDIERLKTKVAAGAEYVVTQMFYDNSKFFEFVAKCRKSGITVPIIPGLKPLATKRQLTNIPHRFHVDLPEELIKAVNNCKTDLEVREVGVEWCTAQSKELISSGVDVLHYYSMGKSTNIHKIASSVF; encoded by the coding sequence ATGAAAATAACAGAACATATTACTGCCGCTAAAGGCAAAACACTTTTTTCTTTTGAAATATTACCGCCCCTAAAAGGGCAGAACATCCAATCTATTTTTGATGGAATAGATCCCTTGATGGAGTTCAACCCTCCGTTTATAGATGTGACCTATCATAGGGAAGAATATGTGTATATAGAGCAACCCAACGGATTTTTAGAAAAAAAAGTGGTTAGAAAAAGGCCAGGAACGGTGGGTATTTGTGCCGCAATTCAGAACAAATACGGAATAGATGCGGTGCCGCATATCCTTTGTGGAGGATTTACCAAGGAAGATACCGAGAACTTCCTAATAGATCTTGATTTTTTGGGCATTAACAACGTCATGGCACTTCGCGGGGATGCCGTGAAAAGCGAAACCTATTTTAAACCGGAGCCAAATGGCAATTGTTTCGCATCAGATCTGGTTTCTCAAATCCAAGAAATGAACCAAGGGCAATATCTGGATACTCCTTTGGAAAAAAACCATACCACTGATTTTTGCGTAGGTGTTGCTGGATACCCTGAGAAGCATATGGAAGCACCAAGTTTGGATAACGACATAGAAAGGTTGAAAACAAAAGTTGCTGCCGGAGCAGAATATGTGGTTACCCAAATGTTTTACGATAATTCAAAATTCTTTGAGTTTGTGGCAAAATGTAGAAAAAGTGGCATTACCGTCCCAATAATTCCAGGGCTTAAACCCCTTGCAACCAAAAGGCAACTTACCAATATTCCACATAGGTTTCATGTGGATTTGCCTGAAGAACTTATAAAGGCAGTTAATAATTGCAAGACCGATTTGGAGGTTCGGGAAGTAGGTGTAGAATGGTGCACCGCTCAAAGCAAAGAACTAATAAGTTCTGGTGTAGATGTGCTGCATTATTATTCTATGGGGAAAAGCACAAATATTCATAAAATCGCTTCTTCGGTTTTTTAA
- a CDS encoding acyloxyacyl hydrolase, producing the protein MKKCLLVLLLVFSATSSAQEEIKKYYSLDANYFYGSIIEHNPDIAHLITGHPTGIILSFNRKTYGLEAWERRYNYPDFGYSFTYQDLKNQYLGKNYALYAHFNFYFLKRNLMFRIGQGVAYATNPYNAESNYINNAYGSRLLSSTYLMGNYHRQNIYKGFGVQAGVSIIHYSNADFKSPNNSTNTFTFNVGLNYQLDYENIPEYVEKDPKEKKYTEPVHYNFVLRGGVNTTGVIGSKQYPFLTVTGFADKVINKKSTLQAGAEIFFSKALEEFIYFQSVAFPQGKTVGDEDAKRVGVFIGHQLTFNKLSLITQVGYYAYYPYDNYVERLYNRLGLRRKISEHWWASATVRSHAANAEAVEFSIGYRL; encoded by the coding sequence ATGAAAAAATGCTTGCTAGTCCTACTTTTGGTTTTTTCTGCCACTTCTTCTGCTCAAGAGGAGATTAAAAAGTATTATTCCTTAGATGCGAATTATTTTTATGGCTCCATCATTGAACATAACCCTGATATTGCCCACTTAATTACAGGCCATCCTACTGGAATTATTTTAAGCTTCAACAGAAAAACCTACGGTTTAGAAGCTTGGGAGCGCAGATATAATTACCCGGATTTTGGGTATTCATTCACCTATCAGGATCTTAAAAATCAGTATTTAGGTAAGAATTATGCCTTGTATGCCCATTTTAATTTCTATTTTTTAAAGCGGAATTTAATGTTCAGGATAGGACAGGGGGTGGCTTATGCCACGAATCCTTATAATGCGGAATCCAATTATATCAATAATGCTTACGGATCCAGATTGTTGAGCTCTACTTATCTCATGGGGAACTATCATAGGCAAAATATTTATAAAGGATTTGGAGTGCAGGCAGGAGTTTCAATAATCCACTATTCCAATGCCGACTTTAAATCTCCCAACAACAGCACCAATACCTTTACTTTTAATGTTGGGTTGAATTATCAACTGGATTATGAAAATATTCCCGAATATGTAGAAAAAGACCCGAAGGAGAAAAAATATACAGAACCTGTTCATTATAATTTTGTCCTTAGAGGCGGTGTGAACACAACAGGAGTAATTGGTTCCAAACAGTATCCGTTTTTAACGGTTACAGGTTTTGCAGATAAAGTGATCAATAAAAAAAGCACTTTGCAAGCTGGGGCAGAAATTTTCTTTTCTAAGGCTTTGGAAGAATTTATCTATTTTCAATCTGTTGCATTTCCGCAGGGAAAAACCGTTGGGGATGAAGATGCTAAAAGAGTTGGGGTTTTTATTGGACATCAATTAACCTTCAATAAATTGTCTTTAATTACTCAGGTAGGTTACTATGCCTATTATCCTTACGATAATTACGTGGAGCGGTTGTATAATAGACTAGGTTTAAGAAGAAAGATAAGCGAACATTGGTGGGCATCGGCAACGGTGAGGTCTCATGCTGCCAATGCCGAAGCTGTGGAATTTTCAATAGGATATAGATTGTAG
- a CDS encoding head GIN domain-containing protein — MKKLVFLILSTFLLSSCDAEDAPGCFKKAGEIVQDEVLVDSFNEIIVYERVKLFIQQGPVQKVLIETGENLRKDVSVEVIANRLSIRNGNSCNLVRDYEITKVYVTVPELTWLQNSSGSAIASIGTLKLNNLWLRSVNQENDLSIHTDGDFILDLDVGNLRITNDNVSNYFLSGKVENFNVFFAAGDSRLDAPNLIVQKYEIFHRGTNKMILFPVQSLKGELRSSGNVIAKNRPPIVDVEEYYTGRLIFE, encoded by the coding sequence ATGAAAAAGTTGGTTTTTTTAATACTCTCTACTTTTTTACTAAGTAGTTGTGATGCCGAAGATGCTCCCGGTTGTTTCAAAAAAGCAGGGGAGATCGTGCAGGATGAAGTTCTAGTTGATTCTTTTAATGAAATAATTGTTTACGAAAGAGTAAAGCTATTCATTCAGCAAGGACCAGTTCAAAAAGTGTTGATAGAAACCGGGGAGAATCTAAGAAAAGATGTTTCTGTTGAAGTAATAGCTAATAGATTGAGCATCCGAAATGGGAATTCCTGCAACTTGGTGCGGGATTATGAAATCACTAAAGTATATGTAACTGTTCCAGAACTTACGTGGCTTCAGAACAGCAGCGGGAGCGCTATAGCATCTATTGGAACCCTTAAACTGAACAATCTTTGGCTCCGCTCGGTAAATCAGGAAAACGATTTGTCCATTCACACCGATGGCGATTTTATTTTAGACTTGGATGTGGGAAATTTAAGGATTACCAACGATAATGTTTCCAATTATTTCCTGTCGGGAAAAGTGGAGAATTTTAACGTGTTCTTTGCCGCAGGAGATAGCAGATTGGATGCTCCTAATTTAATTGTTCAGAAATATGAGATCTTTCATAGGGGCACCAATAAAATGATTTTGTTCCCAGTTCAATCCCTTAAAGGGGAATTACGCAGCAGTGGAAATGTGATCGCAAAGAACAGGCCTCCAATTGTGGATGTAGAGGAATACTATACCGGGAGGCTTATTTTTGAGTAG
- the gldA gene encoding gliding motility-associated ABC transporter ATP-binding subunit GldA encodes MSISVKEISKYYGEQKALDKVSFQIEKGEIVGFLGPNGAGKSTLMKILTGYLSASEGVASVNNTLLSEDLKAVQRAIGYLPEHNPLYTEMYVREYLAFNASIYNTANSRIEEVIEMTGLVPEANKKIEQLSKGYRQRVGLAAALLHDPEVLILDEPTTGLDPNQLTEIRNLILKVGKQKTVFLSTHIMQEVEAICDRVIIIDKGVIVADMKMEELRDEKEQIIQVEFDYRIEEVALNALPNLVSAKNIGGFHYELKFNTDKDMRPAVFDFAHDNGLKTLQLNRKSKNLETLFSELTTQK; translated from the coding sequence ATGTCCATTTCTGTTAAAGAAATATCTAAATATTACGGGGAACAAAAAGCCTTGGATAAGGTTTCCTTCCAAATCGAAAAAGGTGAGATCGTAGGATTTCTGGGGCCCAACGGGGCAGGAAAATCTACTCTTATGAAGATCCTTACGGGTTATTTAAGTGCATCTGAAGGCGTGGCGAGCGTGAACAACACGTTGCTTTCCGAAGATTTAAAAGCAGTACAGCGAGCTATTGGTTACTTACCGGAACACAATCCATTGTATACCGAAATGTACGTACGGGAATATTTGGCTTTTAATGCTTCTATATACAATACAGCTAATTCCAGGATCGAAGAAGTAATAGAAATGACTGGACTGGTGCCTGAAGCCAACAAAAAGATCGAGCAACTTTCTAAGGGATATAGACAACGGGTTGGGCTTGCCGCAGCGCTTTTACACGATCCGGAAGTATTGATTTTAGATGAACCCACTACCGGTTTAGACCCAAATCAGCTTACAGAGATTAGGAATTTGATCTTAAAGGTTGGAAAACAAAAAACCGTTTTTCTTTCCACGCATATCATGCAAGAGGTAGAAGCCATTTGCGACCGTGTTATCATAATAGACAAAGGTGTAATTGTAGCCGATATGAAAATGGAGGAATTGCGTGATGAAAAAGAGCAAATTATTCAGGTGGAATTCGATTATCGAATAGAGGAAGTTGCTTTAAACGCATTGCCAAATCTGGTGTCTGCAAAAAACATAGGCGGATTTCATTACGAACTTAAATTCAACACAGATAAAGACATGCGCCCGGCAGTTTTCGATTTCGCCCATGATAACGGGTTAAAAACCCTTCAGCTAAATAGAAAATCCAAGAATCTGGAAACCTTGTTTTCAGAATTGACTACTCAAAAATAA
- a CDS encoding prephenate dehydratase, with protein MEKIIGIQGVQGSFHHLVAQEYFGTNVEVLECMSFHELVNSLVAGESREIVMAIENSIVGSILPNYALIDEHDLKVVGEHYIPINMNLMALPGQDISEIKKVYSHPMALLQCKEFFKKHPHIKLIEDTDTAEVARRISEKQSKGIGAVASTMAAEIFGLEILAEGIHTKKSNATRFLIVSTTKKEPNGIKIDKASLKFELESRRGSLVSVLNIIRDYNLDMTKIQSMPIIETPWKYSFFVDVIFEDYSEFQKAMEIMEVMTEHLKILGTYKNNL; from the coding sequence ATGGAAAAAATAATAGGAATTCAAGGGGTTCAAGGCTCTTTTCATCATTTGGTTGCCCAAGAATATTTTGGAACAAACGTGGAGGTGCTGGAATGTATGTCTTTTCATGAGTTAGTGAATTCCCTTGTTGCCGGAGAATCTCGGGAAATAGTGATGGCTATAGAGAATTCTATCGTTGGTTCCATATTACCAAATTATGCGCTTATTGATGAGCATGACCTGAAGGTGGTAGGTGAACATTATATTCCTATTAATATGAATTTAATGGCATTGCCGGGACAAGATATTTCTGAGATCAAAAAGGTGTATTCGCATCCTATGGCTCTGCTTCAGTGCAAAGAATTTTTTAAAAAACATCCACATATAAAATTGATAGAGGATACTGATACCGCTGAAGTAGCCAGAAGGATTTCAGAAAAACAATCTAAGGGAATTGGAGCTGTGGCGAGTACAATGGCAGCCGAAATATTTGGATTGGAAATTCTTGCTGAAGGTATTCACACTAAAAAAAGCAATGCTACCAGATTCTTGATTGTAAGCACCACAAAAAAAGAACCTAATGGAATAAAGATAGATAAGGCTTCCTTGAAATTTGAATTGGAAAGCCGAAGAGGAAGCCTGGTATCTGTCTTGAATATTATCCGGGACTATAATTTGGACATGACTAAAATACAGTCCATGCCAATAATTGAAACCCCTTGGAAATATTCATTTTTCGTGGATGTGATTTTCGAGGATTACTCAGAATTCCAAAAAGCCATGGAAATCATGGAAGTGATGACAGAACATCTAAAGATTTTAGGCACCTACAAAAATAATTTATAA